The Hordeum vulgare subsp. vulgare chromosome 7H, MorexV3_pseudomolecules_assembly, whole genome shotgun sequence DNA window ActtgtgtatcgctattttcgagatgtgatgatatttgtgttggataataatgatgatgatgatggtatgacgagatTATTGTATGTGTATGATGATGGGCGAATAAGCCACGACGACGAGTCGGGCACGTCCAGTGCGGGTATGGGCACGCGCTGGACATGCTGGGCGCGTCGGGTCCGAGGACCAGGGCATGCGTGTGTGCGTGCGTTGGGTACATGGGCGTGTCCGTGCACCAGGGTAGAGTGTGAGTGTGTCTGTTGGCGAGCCGTGCGGCGCGATCGGATCGTCTGGTGCTGCTCAGCGCGAGACACGGGCGCACGCGTGTGTGTAGCGGGCGCGGCGAGAGGATGCAGGACGTGGAGTAGATCGCGGGCGAGTAGAGGCGTGGGTGCGTGCCCAGTACGCTGGCTCGGGGATATAAACCCACGGGATGATCGTTGTAACGAATGACATGGTCGAGTTCGGGCTCGAGGGAAGGAGAAAGTGTATGTGCGTTGGAAAAATCTCTGTGTCCACCACTGTCTGTGAACTTCTCTgaatctccttcttcctcctctggctGATCGAGCCACGGCTGTTGGAGAGAGCAAGCGAGGGGTAGACGAGAGCTAGGGCAAGGGAGTGGCGgctccaacaattggtatcagagcctcgggtGACGGGAGGGCTCGCCGGACATGGCGTTGGTCCCGTACTCCGGCGGGAcggggacgacgatggcgacatCGGTCCCGATGCTGACGGGGGACAACTACACCACCTGGGCCATCAAGGTGGAGGCGGACCTCGACGCCGCAGGGCTCTGGGAGGCGGTGGCTCCGGCGGAGGACTCGGCGGCGGTGGTGATCGCCAAGAAAGACAAGCGGGCGAGGGCTTATCTGCTCCAGACGCTCGCCGACGACCTTCTGCTGCAGGTGGCTGCGAAGAAAACAGCGGCAGAGATATGGGCTAGCCTGAAGGCGCGCTTCGTCGGCGCGGACCGTGTGCGCGCGGCACGGCTGGGCACACTGCGCGGGGAGTTCGAGCTCCTGCGCATGGCGAGCGACGAGTCACTGGATACGTTCGCGGGGAAGATCAGTGGCATGGCGGCGCGCTACGCCGGGCTGGGAGCGACTCTCGACGACGCGGCTATGGTGAAGAAGCTCCTGGACTGCGTCCCGGATCGCCTGTACGCGGCAGTCGCCGGGATGGAGCAGTTTTGTGACATGCCGACATTGCTGTTCGAGGACGCGCTCGGACGCCTGAAGGCGTTCGACGAGCGGCTGTGTCGGCGCGGGCAGACGGACGGCGAACAGCTCATGCTCACCGCGGCACAGTGGCGTGCGCGTGAGCGGCGTCGGGATGGTGCGCGTGGAGGGGACGACAACGACGGCACGGCATGCACAACATCGGGCGGCACGGACAACCGTCGTGGGAAGTGCTACAAGTGCGGCGTGAGGGGACATTTTAAGAGGGAGTGCCCTCTACTACGGAAGGAGCCGGCCGCGGGGCATGCACTGATGATGGACGCCGACGTCGAGGACGCCGGGCTGCTCTGAGCCGCGGCTTAGGGCGTGAATGATGGGCGAATAAGCCACGGCGACGAGCCGGGCACGTCCAGTGCGGGTATGGGCGCGCGCTGGACATGCTGGGCGCGTCGGGTCCGAGGACCAGGGCGTGCGTGTGTGCGCGCGTTGGGTGCATGGGCGTGTCCGTGCACCAGGGTAGAGTGTGAGTGTGTCTGTTGGCGAGCCGTGCGGCGCGATCGGATCGTCTGGTGCTGCTCAGCGCGAGACGCGGGCGCACGCGTGTGTGTAGCGGGCGCGGCGAGAGCATGCAGGACGTGGAGTAGATCGCGGGCGAGTAGAGGCGTGGGTGCGTGCCCAATACGCTTGCTCGGGGATATAAACCCACGGGATGATCGTTGTAACGAATGACATGGTCGAGTTCGGGCTCGAGGGAAGGAGAAAGCGTATGTGCGTTGGAAAAATCTCTGTGTCCACCACTGTCTCCGAACTTCTCTgaatctccttcttcctcctctgactGATCGAGCCACGGCTGTTGGAGAGAGCAAGCGAGGGGTAGGCGAGAGCTAGGGCAAGGGAGTGGCGGCTCCAACATATGATACGACGAGAATAATGTATGtttatagagcatgcacaaatacgtaaaGGAGAATTAAATATttgaaagcaggaatattagcagcGGTAGATGTGTAGTGACAGCGCTGGTTTAGCAGCAGTGCTTGttgttttccagcgctactgctagccGTCCTTACCAGTAGCGCTACTGATACTACTTAGTTGTTGCGCTTTAGTAGTGGCGCTGTCACCAGCGCTATTGGTATGGGTAAttccaacgctactactaagCTTTCTTCTAATAGTAATCCTCCACAAATCCTGTTGATTGGACGGCGTGTGATTTTCATCTTGTGTTATGTGGAAACTTGTGAAAATATAACTATATTGGTAGATGTGGTGTGAAAGACTTACGAGTTCATTGGGCTATTGAACGAAATGCAAAGTTGATTCTCACTGCGTGCTAGACTGACAATTTGAAATAAACTACAAATGCAGCGCCAGCTGCTTGGACCGATGAGGCTGATAACCGAGAGACAAGGCGTCAAAGGTCCAGAGTTCATTAGTGCATCAAACGtaaatttttttttctttcaaattgGCACTGCAAGCATCCACAGCGAGCCAAACTACTACCTGTACTGCTTGGATCAATGAGGTGGAGAAACTGGAGATAAGTTTGAACAACTTTCGAGATTGAGGATGCTTGCAGTGCTTTAGTAATAGATTAGTGAACTCTAAGCCGCCCCAGTTCTTTATGTTTTCCTCACCTCCCAAGGTTGCATCTGAATCTTGCTCGTCTACTGGCAGCTTACTGAGGTATCAAGGGCAATGGAAATCATTATGCAGTGCACAGTGCTTTCAGTTGAGCCTCCTAACGGGTCTAGGTAGCTTAGCTTAGCTGAACTTCATCCCTGCCATGGATGTTCTCACCCGTGAAAactccatgatgtgatcttgcaaCCAAACGCACACCACGCACACCCACACCCACAAACAGGGATGTTCTTATTCGTGAAAactccatgatgtgatcttgcaaCCATACGCACACCACTCACACCCACACCCAAACCCACAAACAGGGATGTTCTCATTCGTGAAAactccatgatgtgatcttgcaaCCATACGCACACCCACACCCACACACCCACAAAGTGAGAGAGAAAAAGAGCGATGGAGGTTGTGGCGACGGTCGCGGCCACCTCATTCGTGGAGTGGCTGGTGCCGAAGCTCTTTGATACCTTGGTGGAAAAGCACAAGCTCAGGAATGATCTCAAGATGGACATCAACTACATCAAGAACGAGTTTGCTATGATTTCGTCCGTCATCCAGGATGATGATCGCAGCAGCGGCTGCCGTGGCCGCCGTGAAGATGTGAATATGGTGTGGATCAACATGGTGCGTGAATTGGCGCACGCCATAGAGGACTGCATCGACCGCTTCATGCACCGTGTGACGGCCGACCCAGACACTGGGAGACTGTGTCAGGCTGTCCACCGGGCGAAGACGGTAAGGGCCCGAAGCAAGTTTGCTGAGGAGATCCGGCAGCTCAGGAAGACATCGGAGGATATATTCAAGCTGAGAGTCACATACAGCAACACTAGCAGCAGTAGCACCTCCTCACCAAGGCGTTCCTTGTCGTCTGAGCAGACAGACATGCCGATGCCGCCGACTGCaattgaggacgacgacgatggcagcCATTCAGCAGCATCCACGGCCGTGCCCGTGGGTATGGATGGTCCCCGCAACGAGATTCTGGATCTTATCCAGCAGGAGCAGCAGCTGAAAGTGATTACCATTGTGGGGTTCCATGGTATGGGGAAGACTCTTCTTGCAAATCATGTGTACAAGGCAATCGAGAGCCAACACGAATACGAAGCAAGGGCTTGGGTCCCTCCAAGGAAACTAGGGGAGAGCTGGGCACCCGCCCAAGTTCTCAAGGACATACTCTCGCAGCTTGGCCACCTTCCCCTGCCCACCAGTGGTGGTCTCGCCCAGCTTAAGGCAAGCATCAAACAATGCATTGGCACCAAGAGGTAGCTCATtcattctctatttttctctgctTGCTTCATCTACTATTGATGTCTAATTGGTTTATTATATGTTTTATATATTTGGGTACCTAGGTTTTTCATTGTAATTGATGACTTGCGGAAACCAGCATATTGGCGCGATATGAAAGTGGCCTTTGCCGGGTTAAGCGGCAGATTTCTGGTGACAACGACCATTCAGCGCGTGGCAAATATCTGCAGCAGCTCAGTTGTTCATGATCATGTGTACACAATGGCAACTCTTGCCGACCAACACTCAAGACTATTGTTCTTCAAGGAAGCTTTCCAAGACGACGATCCACCACCCGATGCCAAGGAGCTCGGCTCTGCAGTGCTCAAGAAATGTGATGGTCTTCCCCTTGCACTTGTCACCACCGCTAGGTTCTTGCAAAGCATGGGCAGTCCaacacccatgaaatgggcaaagTTATGCGCTGACCTGGGTACACATCtggagagagatgagctatttgcAAGAATGAGGCGTGTGCTTGTGCAGAGCTACATCAGCCTTGATAGCGAGGTTGACAGGATATTCTTGTTATATTTGAGTACCTACCCAAGTGGCCGTCCTATCAGGAGATCAACCCTCATATGGAAGTGGTTAGCCGAGGGGTTTTCACCAGGAAACATTACAGGCAGCAGTGCCCTCGACGCCGCTGCCAGCTGTTTTGAGAAGCTAGTTGACCGGAGTATCATCCAACCTATTATTGATGCCGGTGGTAACAGCACAGAGGTGAAGACATGCCATACGCATGGCATGATGCTGGAGTTTGTCATCCGCAAGTCCATGTCTGACAACTTTCTTACCTTGTTGTGTGATCAACCGTCTGCTCCACCCCTACCCAGTAAAATCCGTCGGCTGTCTCTTCATCATGCGAGGCCCAGAGAAGTGAATGATTTGTCTCTTGTCCGGTCATTGACTGTCTCCGGCGAGACGCACCCATCAATCCTAGACTTTTCCAAGTATGAACTCATGCGGGTTTTGGATCTGGGAGAGTATGACCATCAGTTGGGGGATACCGATCTCAAGTTGGTATGCAGTAGCCTGTTGCTGCTGAGGTACCTAAGCCTCGGAGCCGCTGTCACGGCGCTTCCAAAAAATATCAAGAAGCTTAAGTTCTTGGAGACGCTCGATGTAACAAGGACAAAGATAGAGATTCTGCCAACACAAGTCATGGAGCTGCCACGTTTACTTCGTCTGTTTGGGAAGTTCAAGCTCAAACAAGATGTAGGAGCCCGCAGAATGAGTAAGCTACAGGCTTGGTTGTCAGCCAACAGCAAATTGGAAACAGTAGCAGGATTTGTCGTGGACAGCAACAAGAGCCAAGGATTTGCACAGCTCATGGATCATATGAAGCATTTGACAAAGGTGAAAATATGGTATGAGTCTCACGCCGATGCCAGCAGCACAAGTACTCTTTCGAAGGCCATCAAAGGGTTCATCGAGGAAGGCACCAATTTCACAACTTCACATGCACTCTCACTCATTCTCAGTGGTGAAGGGTCTCAAGACTTGCTGAATTTCACCCTGGAAAATGACAAGTCCTACTATCTTAGCTCACTCAAGCTACAAGGGGACAGCATATTCAGCCTCCCTCCCTTTGTTACCATGTTGGCTGGTCTCAATAAACTGTGCCTTTCATTCCCTCATCAACTGAGCAGTGACATTATTGCTGTCCTGAGCAGAATGTGCGGCCTGAAGCAGCTGAAGCTGACTGCAACTCAACTGGACAAGCACATCATCGGACAAGATGCATTCAAAATCCTGCAACACCTATGCATCACGGTGGAAGTGATGACTGAGCTGGAAATCCAAGATGGAGCTCTGCCATGCCTCAAGTCGCTCCGGCTGCTATGTAAAGATCTAGATGGCTTTTCCGGCACATCGGCGATCAAGTACTTCAAACATCTCCAGGAGATTGCTCTTCATCGTGAAGTGGGTGGTGACACAAAACAGAAGTGGAAAGAAGCAGCAAGGGAACACCCAAGACGTCCCAAGCTCTTGTTTGTCTAGACGGCACATCCACATCCAGGTAATGAATTGTGTCGTACTTGCCTTGCATTGAGCTTCCTTCTCAATTCTCCACAGTGGCACAGTTCACATCCTGGTAATGCATGACACTTTTTTATTGTGCAGGCAGTACAGGCTGCAACTTGCTAATGGCACAGTTCACACTCTGGTATGCCGCTTATTGGTTGATGGCCATTCATCAACATGATCAAGTGCGTCGAATAATTTAGTCCTCTTTGCGCTCGTGTCGATTAAATGCGTTCCCCGCCGTTCGTACTTTTATGTTGTGTCACCACTAGgacttatttatttttaaagaATCAAAGTTAATGACCTGTTAAGCGGAGCAAACCATTTTCTTTTCAAGAACTATGGTGACTTCCTGCTGTAATAAATAAGTTTACTCTGTTTGTTGTTGGACATGTATTTGGCTATTTCGGTTCTAGTCAACTTAATTGGCTTCTACGGAGTATTATCTCTTACAAATTTAGCACTACAAATATCCTAGTACTTGTTTGGGATAAATTCTGAAATCTTAATTATTGGCTGGTAAGGTACCTATCTATCCTGTCTTTCTATTTAACAAGGATAATACACACTAGACTGTGTGATACTCGATCTACGGCATCAGAAACCCCTAGCTACCTAGGTATAGACCGAACAGGTAAGTATGAAGACGCGACAACTCCACTCCAGCTCGCGACCTctaccgccaccgccgcctccagctTGATCGATCATGAACATCAGGTACACCAAGCTGGAGCTGGAGAAACCAAGCAAGCAAGCCATCCAGCGCTCATTGGTTGACAATCACACACCAAACCAATCCGATCAATCTTGGAGTGATATGTGTAGTTAGTTTGTAAAATTTACTGGAGAGGTTAGAAATTTGATGGCTGTCATAGTTGCTGCTTTAGTTTAGAGTACATGGATAGCTAGAAATGATGTCTCCAAAAACATGTTTCCTACTGCTAATGGTTTTTCAACTGTCATGTTGGTTATCATCTGGATTGGTGTGCCTAACAGCTACAGCTATCGGGAGTCATCTCCTGAAGATGATGAAATGTTGCTGATAAGTTTGTCCTGAATCTGAATGCACATGTTCGGCtaaataaatactccctccgttcctaaatataagaccttttagagactacactatagactagatacggagcaaaatgagtgaatctacatcctaaaatatgactacatacatccgtatgtaggtcACAGTGgaatttctaaaaggtcttatatttaggaacggagggagtaaatgaaTAAACAGTACGTAGCAATTAGCACAAGGCAGTGGAAAAAGATGGACAATCAGAACTGACTGATAGAGACTGCAATTGTGTAGTCCTCCTCTGCTCTGCTGTGTTTTCTCAGCTCTGAAGCAGAGATGGAGACACCAGCCGGGTAGGCGGCGACCGGCGACCGAATCCTTCCGGCAGCAGCTGCCGCGGAGGTTGCCCGACGCTGGCAACGGCGCCATCCCGTCCCAAAGCTCGGATGAAGACACTCATGGGAAAAGTGAGAGGGCCTTATCCTCTCGCCCTCGTCGCTCCCGCGAGCCGCCGCTCCGGGTAGGTGAGGTCAGGCATGGTCCGGGAGGTGCTTGAGCTGCTTTGGCTGGCGGCGGTGCGATCCGGGTTGCGGCGTCATTGGCGGGTGGAGCGGATCTGGATTGTGGTTGTGGACGTTTCCGATCTCTCTGTACATACTGATACTATTACTtctatatactcccttcgtttctaaatataagtcttttaaagatttcactgctaaactatatacggagcaaaataaatgaatctatactttaacatatgtctatatacatctgtatatattttttcaaaagaagtactccatccgtttctaaatataagtcttttaagcgattacactaggagtctacatacgaagcaaaatgagtgaatctacagtctaaagtatgtctatatacatccgtatatagtctactagtaaaaaatttagaaatacttatatttaggaacggagggagtagatgacaagtagCATGTCCGTTGGGCAGTAGCCTTTTGTACATTCATTCATTCGGATACCAAAAAAGAAgcaattttttttttggaaaatgtaGGGACATATGCTACGTATTGTCAGCAACATACAGATATATGATCATGTAACTGAATAAAGGACCACAGTAAATGTTCTTTGAAATTCAGACATGTCAAAGTTGACCGGGACCAAATATACAATCTGTCCAACAACATACATTACATGGTGAACTTCGGTACCGTAGAAAGCCCATCAAATTGACATGCACAAGAATAAACTCATGTGTTATTACTTATTAGAAGCAAAAGTACCGAGAGGAGGAACTTGTTGGAAGCACTTCAACAACTTCAGGAGACGGAGTCCATAGCTCTAGCAGTCTGTGTCTGCTACACCCCACAGCAACACCTGAGGATCCAATCCAATCCACCGGTAGAAACTAATAACAAAATATATATTACAGGTTCCTAATAGTCCAAAATAAAGCAACTAGTCAAACAACCATCGAACTTCTAACATCTCCAGTAATCTTCAGCAATTGAACCACACAAACTATTAGAAGGaacatgaaaaaaaaatcagTGTGCACTTAGTCACACTCTTCAAATATGTGGAAACAGGGTGCACTTAGTCACACACTTAGAAGGAACATGAAGTACCCAAAAGTGACAGATCACAGGTGAACATATGCGATCTGGTACAACTCTGGCAGCCCTCGTGTGGCCCTCCCCCTAGGGTGACTCGGGGGGAGCCCAGAAACCTAGCCGCCGCAGCCAAGCactccctcctcctcttcctccgtcGCCGCCGCGGGATGCTGCCGGGCTAAGCCCCGGGGCCGACGGCGGTGGCAGGGGATCTCCTCTCTCACGCGTCTCTGGGTTGGGGCGGGATCCCTAGGCGTGTGGCGGCGCGGCCGATCTGGATTCTGCGGCGCGGCGGATGGTGGGCCCGTCCTCGGACGGGGGTGGCTAGGCGCGGCGGGCGGCCCAGTCATGGATGGCGGCGTGGGCTGCGGGCGCAGCGGCCGGCCTTTCTAGGCTGCGGCGACGTGCAAACTTTCTTCAGATCGGCAGCGGCGGCGTGGAGGGCCTGGTGGTTTCGTTGGCAGCACATCCGGTCAGATTTGTTCTGACCGATGCGACCGGCGGTGGTGGTCATCTCTTCCGTCAGAGGTGGTCGGCCTGAGGCTGGGTGTTCCGATCTCCGAACCCGTGATCCAGTATTGGTTACGAGTCGGGGAGACATAGTTGCCGGTGAAAACCGAGCCGACGGCGAGCGATGGCGGCGTTCTACGTCGTTAACTTGATGAAGGCATCGTTGTGTGACTTATGTTGACCCACTCGTACTGCtgtgggggaaaccctaggatctggtcttccagatcggacgatgacggTACTGCGGTGGCGTTTCTCTCTTGTGAGCATTGTTTGTGGAGCAGTGCTGATGGTCAGAGGCATGAGGTGGTGCGCCTTCGTCTTGCACGGAGCttcggtggagatgtcaagtcatgcctggccgacaggtgctacgctttgtcatgcctgttcggcaggtgctacgcacgacagatcttccaGAGACTTCAAGCTGTGTCGGCTGGTGGTACTTGGCGACATGGAGCTGAGGTGTACCGGTGGCGACCGTGACGTGCTCAGCAGTTCGCGCGCAGGgtagttgtcacgcccaagatgcgaccctatcctcaatttggtacgagggcctcgtcagggatagaagcgcatctcgtcgtgtcgcaagaatggatatcgttacaagtacatgtactgaaaagaagagatatataaagagttggtttacactcgccacaagctacatcagagtcacatcagtacattacataatcatcaagagtaagagcaggatccgactacggactaaaacaaacgacaaaagaagaacgacgtccatccttgctatcccaggctgccggcctggaacccatcctagatcgatagagaagaagaagaagaagcaactccaaatgacaaTCAACGCACTCACGTCGAGTAacatttacttgtacctgcaactggtgttgtagtaatctgtgagccacaggggactcagcaatctcatttccaaaggtatcaagactagcaaagcttaatgggtgaggtatggttaagtggtgaggttgcagcaacggctaagcacatatttggtggctaacttacgagtaccagaaataagaggggggaagatctacgcataacggacgtgaactactcgtgatcagaagaatgatcctgaacacctacctacgtcagacataaccccactgtgtcctcaatcggagaaggaactcacttaagagacagtcacggttacgcacacagttggcatattttaattaagttaacttcaagttatctagaaccagtgttaagcaaagttttccacgttgccacataacagcgggcacggatttccgaaaagatttaaccctgcgggggtgctccaactagtccatcacagattaccacaagccgcatagaaatcctcaatcacgaagctcgcgatctcgtcggattccctagtggaaaacctcaactctgatattacccaaagcatcaccggaatcccgatgcacaagatatctcgtcgaaggtaaaactaatccagcaaggccgcccgacgtgtcgacgatcccgataggagtcgcgtacctcgttctcagggcacgacagatgagcgatggttaccacgccaaacgccgagttgccccgggtagcgttaataagctgctctgttttggaccaacactcatgaggagcactggcccgggggttgattaaaatagtccgcgggtgccggcgggtccctatgcattattattaggttattaggcaaatgtagtaccaaagttgggccttgccagaccagctttaatctaaaacgaattatcaagggggtccccataacaaccccgatcgtgttaggagcgctcatttatggaacataacaccggtagccggtaactaagggggcaaaggtggaacaaaagaccaggctagaaaggccgaaccttccaccttttaccaagtatataggtgcattaaattaaa harbors:
- the LOC123407985 gene encoding disease resistance protein RGA4-like; translation: MEVVATVAATSFVEWLVPKLFDTLVEKHKLRNDLKMDINYIKNEFAMISSVIQDDDRSSGCRGRREDVNMVWINMVRELAHAIEDCIDRFMHRVTADPDTGRLCQAVHRAKTVRARSKFAEEIRQLRKTSEDIFKLRVTYSNTSSSSTSSPRRSLSSEQTDMPMPPTAIEDDDDGSHSAASTAVPVGMDGPRNEILDLIQQEQQLKVITIVGFHGMGKTLLANHVYKAIESQHEYEARAWVPPRKLGESWAPAQVLKDILSQLGHLPLPTSGGLAQLKASIKQCIGTKRFFIVIDDLRKPAYWRDMKVAFAGLSGRFLVTTTIQRVANICSSSVVHDHVYTMATLADQHSRLLFFKEAFQDDDPPPDAKELGSAVLKKCDGLPLALVTTARFLQSMGSPTPMKWAKLCADLGTHLERDELFARMRRVLVQSYISLDSEVDRIFLLYLSTYPSGRPIRRSTLIWKWLAEGFSPGNITGSSALDAAASCFEKLVDRSIIQPIIDAGGNSTEVKTCHTHGMMLEFVIRKSMSDNFLTLLCDQPSAPPLPSKIRRLSLHHARPREVNDLSLVRSLTVSGETHPSILDFSKYELMRVLDLGEYDHQLGDTDLKLVCSSLLLLRYLSLGAAVTALPKNIKKLKFLETLDVTRTKIEILPTQVMELPRLLRLFGKFKLKQDVGARRMSKLQAWLSANSKLETVAGFVVDSNKSQGFAQLMDHMKHLTKVKIWYESHADASSTSTLSKAIKGFIEEGTNFTTSHALSLILSGEGSQDLLNFTLENDKSYYLSSLKLQGDSIFSLPPFVTMLAGLNKLCLSFPHQLSSDIIAVLSRMCGLKQLKLTATQLDKHIIGQDAFKILQHLCITVEVMTELEIQDGALPCLKSLRLLCKDLDGFSGTSAIKYFKHLQEIALHREVGGDTKQKWKEAAREHPRRPKLLFV